From the Candidatus Kapaibacterium sp. genome, the window ATCGTAGGTGTCGCTTTAGATACCTTACAACAAATCGAATCTCATTTGCTTATGCGTCATTATGACGGGTTTATGAAGAGCGGAAAAATCAGAGGTAGAGCCGGCAGTGTTGGCGGATTCTAATCATTGACAATTATGCAGAATTTCAGGATACCAAAAGGAGCAATTAAAAAGGCTGACGAAATACGCAAAATTGAAGAATCTTGCAGAATTGTCGCCGATACTTTGAGCTTAGTCGAAAAGTATGTTGTTCCCGGAGTCGAGACTATCGAACTCGACAGAATTGCCGAAGATTATATCAGAAGCAAAGACGGCATCCCGGCATTCAAAGGTTACGGACCTTCAAACAATCCGTTTCCGAATTCTTTGTGTATCTCTGTAAACGAGGTAATTATTCACGGAATTCCAGGAAACAGAAAGTTGAAAGAAGGAGATATTGTCTCCGTAGATTGCGGAGTGTTGAAAAACGAATATTACGGTGATAGTGCTACTACGTTTTCTGTAGGCTTGTTGAGCAAGGAAGATGAAGAATTGTTGGAAACAACTAAAAATGCACTTGAAATTGGTATTGATAATGCTGTTCATCAAAATAAAGTTTATGATATAGCAGGCTCAATACAAAGCTATGTAGAATCGAAAGGCTACAGTCTGACAAGGGAGTTTACAGGGCACGGATTGGGGAAAAGTTTACACGAATATCCATCTGTCCCAAATTTTGTACCGCCCTTGTTGCATCGAAAATCAATGCCAAATTCAACTTTGTTGAATAGCATGGTAATAGCAATCGAACCTATGGTACATATTGGCAACAAAGCCATAGAAGTATTAAAAGACGGTTGGACGGTAGTTACAAAGGATAGGAAGAAAGCAGCTCATTTTGAGCACACGGTTATGATAGATGGCAACAAAGCTGTTATATTCACATTAAGAAGTTAATTATTTTATGGCAAAGCAAGA encodes:
- the map gene encoding type I methionyl aminopeptidase, producing MQNFRIPKGAIKKADEIRKIEESCRIVADTLSLVEKYVVPGVETIELDRIAEDYIRSKDGIPAFKGYGPSNNPFPNSLCISVNEVIIHGIPGNRKLKEGDIVSVDCGVLKNEYYGDSATTFSVGLLSKEDEELLETTKNALEIGIDNAVHQNKVYDIAGSIQSYVESKGYSLTREFTGHGLGKSLHEYPSVPNFVPPLLHRKSMPNSTLLNSMVIAIEPMVHIGNKAIEVLKDGWTVVTKDRKKAAHFEHTVMIDGNKAVIFTLRS